In Candidatus Chlorohelix allophototropha, one DNA window encodes the following:
- a CDS encoding heavy metal translocating P-type ATPase — MSELLNRQSDVSNSDENNTDNTKSTVTMTLEGMTCASCVIRIEKKLKKVPGVLEATVNLATEKGTVSFDAQQVGISELVKAVENAGYKATPLEEEKPAPTTTAVKTIEKPLDTLAQHTSVELEIEGMTCASCVARIEKKLKKVEGVESAAVNLATERGTVLFDTNKVNVPQLINAIEAAGYRARSSEQEVAPAQVAVQPTSTAAPTVKKPATTAGEAPVEQDKDTQRRQKELLRRRNQLIYAFAVTIPIFVINMFGMTWISNAFLRDLFLFILTTLVWGDIGWEFHKVALKTARHFSANMDTLISLGSSAAYFYSVWLLFFGNKYANDGGMSIGPNGGEAVTYFETTALIITLIYLGKYLELVARSRTSDAIHKLMGLQPRTARVIRNGQEYELPLSEVVVGDLLLVRPGEKIPADGIVEKGNSSVDESMLTGESIPVEKEPGDTAIGATVNQNGLLWVRANKIGRNTVLSQIIRLVEQAQGSKAPVQRLADTISGIFVPVIIVIALLSFAGWMLTGHNFQAALLPAVAVLVVACPCALGLATPTAIMVGTGAGADQGILIKGGESLERARNIKAVIFDKTGTLTRGKPEVTGIVKLGTLDENAILKFAAQVEKGSEHPLGEAIVREAKARGFELNTPGAELQNFQSFTGAGVSANISGRSILVGTRRLLAQHEIALVSSIEEKMSHLESEGRTVMLVAVDGKPEGLVAVADTIKSTSAEAIAELKKMGIEPVMMTGDNQRTAETIAKQAGIERIFAEVRPADKALMVQKLQAEGKTVAMVGDGINDAPALAQADIGIAIGTGTDIAMEVADITLIQGDVRAVATGIALSKATMRKIKQNLFWAFFYNLLLIPLAIFGIINPILAAGAMAISSVTVVTNSLLLGRFRSKFALPLNDKEKKTRRMMLAWQAGLVAAMLGLVALISWQAYTTYFQSANTVSGYAVPRSAGMGMGGDNAHFSANFQLGDTFIQVDTFPEKPQPLQPALIIMRLTNVKTGRAITADQIEPVNTKLMNLILLDKDLSFYQHLSPEGTNQGLYTFTVNFPLSGQYALFDEIQLKNGQQIFIRHDITVGDGQEKAGNANAQDQQFIQQFGDLKGTLMLPDMLKAGEDSQIAFTFDKSGMPLNNLESYLGEISTMVIVPQDGKSFQLVNGQISKLENMSNTGMQGHSMTGAALVYNLKFDKPGNYKFWMEFQYGGKMQLFSFVLDVA, encoded by the coding sequence ATGTCTGAGCTTCTCAACAGGCAATCAGATGTATCCAATTCAGACGAAAATAATACAGATAACACAAAATCTACTGTGACAATGACCCTAGAAGGGATGACCTGCGCCAGTTGTGTGATACGTATCGAAAAGAAATTGAAGAAAGTTCCCGGAGTATTGGAAGCAACCGTCAACCTTGCTACCGAAAAAGGTACGGTGTCGTTTGATGCGCAGCAGGTAGGCATTAGCGAATTGGTTAAAGCGGTGGAAAACGCCGGTTACAAAGCCACTCCCTTAGAAGAAGAAAAACCTGCACCAACTACAACCGCAGTTAAGACAATTGAAAAACCTTTAGATACATTAGCACAGCATACTTCTGTCGAGTTGGAAATTGAGGGTATGACCTGTGCCAGTTGTGTGGCGCGCATTGAGAAGAAGCTGAAAAAAGTTGAGGGAGTCGAGAGCGCGGCGGTTAATCTTGCTACTGAACGTGGAACTGTGCTCTTTGACACAAATAAAGTAAATGTGCCACAACTAATCAATGCCATAGAAGCGGCAGGCTACCGGGCACGTTCTTCTGAGCAAGAAGTTGCGCCAGCCCAAGTTGCGGTACAACCAACTTCAACTGCCGCCCCGACAGTAAAAAAGCCAGCTACAACTGCCGGTGAAGCTCCGGTAGAACAAGACAAAGATACCCAACGCCGCCAAAAGGAATTATTGCGCCGCAGAAACCAGCTTATTTATGCGTTCGCAGTGACAATCCCGATTTTTGTCATCAATATGTTCGGGATGACCTGGATTAGCAACGCCTTTTTACGAGACTTGTTTCTATTTATTTTAACCACCTTAGTATGGGGTGATATTGGCTGGGAATTCCATAAGGTTGCTTTGAAAACCGCCCGCCATTTTTCCGCCAATATGGATACCCTAATATCATTGGGTTCAAGCGCCGCTTATTTTTATAGCGTATGGTTGCTCTTCTTCGGAAACAAATATGCCAATGATGGCGGAATGTCGATAGGACCAAATGGCGGAGAAGCCGTAACCTATTTTGAAACAACCGCGCTTATCATTACTTTGATATATCTAGGTAAATATCTTGAGTTAGTAGCCCGGAGTCGCACCAGCGATGCCATCCACAAACTGATGGGCTTGCAACCCCGCACCGCAAGAGTAATCCGAAATGGTCAGGAATATGAATTGCCACTGTCTGAGGTGGTTGTGGGTGATCTGTTGCTGGTACGTCCCGGCGAAAAGATTCCGGCGGATGGTATCGTTGAAAAGGGCAACAGCAGTGTTGACGAGAGCATGCTCACCGGAGAAAGTATTCCGGTTGAAAAAGAACCGGGCGATACTGCGATCGGCGCTACGGTTAACCAGAACGGTTTATTATGGGTTAGAGCTAACAAAATTGGACGAAATACTGTACTTTCCCAGATTATCAGGCTAGTAGAACAGGCGCAAGGCAGTAAAGCGCCTGTACAAAGACTTGCCGACACTATCAGCGGTATATTTGTACCTGTGATTATTGTTATTGCGCTGCTCAGTTTCGCAGGCTGGATGCTTACCGGGCACAACTTTCAAGCAGCTTTACTTCCCGCTGTGGCAGTGCTGGTAGTGGCTTGCCCCTGTGCATTGGGCTTGGCGACTCCTACCGCTATTATGGTTGGAACCGGTGCAGGAGCAGATCAGGGTATTCTCATAAAAGGAGGCGAAAGCCTAGAACGCGCTCGCAATATCAAAGCGGTTATTTTCGACAAAACAGGCACTCTTACCAGAGGTAAACCGGAAGTAACCGGAATTGTAAAACTCGGTACTTTGGACGAAAACGCTATTCTGAAGTTTGCGGCGCAAGTCGAAAAAGGTAGTGAGCATCCACTGGGTGAAGCGATTGTACGAGAAGCTAAAGCCAGAGGCTTTGAACTTAATACACCCGGCGCAGAACTTCAAAATTTCCAGAGCTTTACTGGCGCAGGCGTTAGCGCAAATATTTCCGGGCGCAGCATATTGGTCGGTACTCGCCGCCTTCTGGCACAGCACGAAATAGCGCTCGTCTCCTCAATTGAAGAAAAAATGAGCCACCTTGAGAGCGAAGGGCGCACGGTTATGCTGGTAGCGGTTGATGGCAAACCGGAAGGACTTGTAGCAGTAGCAGATACAATCAAGTCCACCAGCGCTGAAGCCATCGCCGAACTCAAAAAAATGGGCATCGAACCAGTTATGATGACCGGGGATAATCAGCGTACCGCCGAAACCATTGCAAAACAGGCTGGTATTGAAAGAATTTTCGCAGAGGTGCGCCCGGCAGATAAAGCCTTAATGGTGCAAAAACTGCAAGCCGAAGGTAAAACCGTGGCGATGGTCGGCGATGGTATTAACGATGCCCCGGCTTTAGCGCAGGCTGATATTGGTATTGCAATTGGAACCGGAACCGATATTGCGATGGAAGTCGCCGATATTACTCTGATACAGGGAGATGTACGCGCCGTAGCAACCGGTATTGCCTTATCCAAAGCCACTATGCGCAAAATAAAGCAAAACTTGTTTTGGGCTTTCTTCTATAACTTATTACTTATACCCTTGGCAATCTTCGGAATTATTAACCCGATATTGGCGGCAGGCGCAATGGCAATCAGCAGCGTTACGGTGGTAACAAATTCACTGCTGTTAGGACGCTTCCGTAGTAAGTTTGCCTTGCCATTGAATGATAAAGAGAAAAAGACACGCCGAATGATGCTGGCGTGGCAGGCAGGGTTAGTCGCGGCAATGCTTGGGTTGGTGGCATTAATTTCATGGCAAGCCTATACCACCTACTTTCAATCCGCAAATACGGTATCGGGATATGCTGTGCCTAGAAGCGCAGGCATGGGTATGGGCGGGGACAATGCTCATTTTTCCGCGAATTTCCAGTTGGGTGACACTTTTATCCAAGTAGATACCTTTCCAGAGAAACCGCAACCGCTACAACCTGCGCTAATTATTATGCGCCTAACCAATGTAAAAACGGGTAGAGCCATAACAGCCGATCAAATTGAACCGGTTAATACTAAGCTGATGAATTTAATTCTGTTAGACAAAGACCTGAGTTTCTACCAACACTTGAGTCCAGAAGGAACCAATCAGGGACTTTACACCTTTACGGTTAATTTCCCGCTATCAGGGCAATATGCCTTGTTCGATGAGATTCAGTTGAAGAACGGGCAACAGATATTCATTCGTCATGATATTACGGTTGGGGATGGTCAAGAAAAAGCTGGAAATGCAAACGCACAGGATCAACAGTTTATCCAGCAATTTGGAGACTTGAAAGGTACTCTAATGTTGCCGGATATGCTGAAAGCCGGAGAGGATAGTCAAATCGCCTTCACTTTTGATAAGAGTGGCATGCCGTTAAATAACCTTGAATCTTATCTGGGTGAAATATCAACTATGGTGATAGTACCCCAAGATGGTAAAAGCTTCCAGCTAGTCAATGGGCAGATTTCTAAACTGGAAAATATGTCCAATACGGGTATGCAAGGGCATAGTATGACTGGTGCAGCATTGGTCTATAATCTCAAGTTTGATAAACCCGGTAATTACAAATTCTGGATGGAATTCCAATATGGGGGCAAAATGCAACTATTCAGCTTCGTACTGGATGTAGCATAA
- a CDS encoding heavy-metal-associated domain-containing protein: MKKLKFQIEGMHCTSCALLIDEELEELQGILQSKTNYARQVSEVQFDEQKTDEATIITAISQVGYKAKVL, from the coding sequence ATGAAAAAATTGAAGTTTCAAATAGAAGGAATGCATTGTACTAGCTGTGCTTTGCTAATAGATGAAGAACTGGAAGAATTACAAGGTATTCTCCAATCTAAAACCAACTATGCGCGGCAGGTATCTGAAGTCCAGTTTGACGAACAGAAAACGGATGAGGCTACAATTATTACCGCAATATCCCAAGTGGGTTACAAAGCCAAAGTTCTATAA
- a CDS encoding sulfite exporter TauE/SafE family protein: protein MATKFKTKVTTIVEPPSLQTKASELPAKVITKTPLQLSNNKASIIVMVLLGIGCLAILALPWILKVDSITSFSDAGSLLLVFLTGLTMGGLSCLAVQSGLLATSIAQREQNRQKLGKNDGGHAVNILVFLGGKLTAYTLLGGILGWVGSLITMTNTLQGIINLLAGLFMLATALNLLEVHPIFRYVMIQPPRSVMRYLRRYSKSDDFYATAILGTLTVLIPCGTTVAMEALAISSGNAINGALIMGAFILGTTPVFFTLGYFASKLGAALQSKFMKIAAVAIILLSLFSVNSALNLLESPISINSITASIFPSNKSVNVVAAAADLQEGDYQLVVIKVEDEAYVPNREQVSSGKPIRLRLVTNNTTGCTRSFTIGSFGIRKVLPITGQVDIDLPAQSPGVIRYICSMGMYSGKLTVV from the coding sequence ATGGCGACAAAATTTAAAACAAAAGTAACTACTATAGTAGAGCCGCCCAGCCTTCAAACCAAAGCTTCAGAATTACCTGCAAAAGTCATTACCAAGACACCGCTTCAATTAAGCAATAATAAGGCAAGCATAATAGTAATGGTACTACTGGGTATTGGGTGTCTAGCCATTCTTGCGTTACCCTGGATACTCAAGGTTGATAGTATTACCTCATTTTCAGATGCGGGCAGTTTATTGCTGGTCTTTTTAACGGGGCTAACAATGGGCGGTCTCTCTTGCTTGGCAGTCCAGAGCGGCTTGCTGGCAACTTCTATAGCGCAGCGCGAGCAAAATCGCCAAAAGCTAGGTAAAAATGATGGTGGTCACGCCGTAAACATTTTAGTGTTTCTGGGTGGCAAACTGACTGCCTATACCTTGCTAGGCGGAATATTGGGTTGGGTTGGCTCATTGATTACTATGACCAACACTCTACAGGGAATTATAAACCTGCTGGCGGGTTTATTTATGTTGGCAACTGCCCTAAATTTACTCGAAGTACACCCTATTTTCCGGTATGTGATGATCCAGCCACCGCGTTCGGTAATGCGCTATCTGCGCCGTTACAGTAAGAGCGATGATTTCTACGCCACCGCCATACTTGGCACCTTAACCGTATTGATTCCTTGCGGCACTACCGTAGCAATGGAAGCGTTGGCGATAAGTTCCGGCAATGCGATTAACGGCGCTTTGATTATGGGCGCATTCATTCTAGGTACAACTCCGGTATTCTTTACATTGGGCTATTTTGCCTCAAAGTTAGGGGCGGCGTTGCAATCCAAATTTATGAAAATAGCGGCGGTTGCTATTATCCTACTATCTCTTTTCTCGGTTAATAGCGCGTTAAACCTGCTAGAATCACCGATAAGTATCAACTCTATTACCGCCTCAATCTTTCCGAGCAACAAGAGCGTAAATGTAGTTGCCGCCGCCGCCGATTTGCAGGAAGGCGATTATCAGTTAGTAGTTATCAAGGTGGAAGATGAAGCCTATGTCCCCAATCGGGAACAGGTAAGCAGCGGTAAGCCTATTCGCCTCAGACTGGTAACCAATAACACAACCGGCTGCACTCGGTCGTTCACTATTGGAAGTTTTGGCATCAGGAAAGTTTTACCCATTACCGGTCAAGTCGATATTGACCTTCCGGCACAATCGCCCGGAGTTATCCGCTACATATGCAGCATGGGGATGTATTCAGGAAAATTGACTGTAGTTTAA